The Aminithiophilus ramosus genome contains a region encoding:
- a CDS encoding sodium:solute symporter family protein — MLGPLDNAIIVFFVLLVLSIGYYFSKTAKDMESYYLANRSLPWSLVVGTLAASWYGGIGVVGTVGYAAVYGLSTWAIWSIGAHLIRMPLALWVGPRIQIRTDITVPDLLESLYGRKAALLGAVLMFFVCAQIGEITAVGYIGEAAWGVSNVTAGTIMVALVVVLTVLGGLMGVAVTDMLLFFCMIFSVTMVFPGLFGDIGGWAGLRTALGENAPLMHPTGGMSFWKAVMLVVFCFSPYADPTFYQRFSAAHSPKVGRRALLTCFCIWIAFDIVICTTGVIVKALYPDAQPEVAYVRLVLSHMPVGIRGLFIVGLVGAIISTLDSYYLVGGTTLANDIYARARGIASLPQKTIVAYTRLAVVLLGIIGLSVAFRFKLAYDAFLFVGSIWMSAAFVPIVGGLVGRGRKTETGGILSMVVGGGLFGLLKLFPEITAVEPLLLALPASFLAWLIGNRIGEDRNGEALKA; from the coding sequence GTGTTTTTCGTGCTTCTCGTCCTTTCCATCGGCTACTACTTCTCCAAGACGGCCAAGGATATGGAGAGCTACTACCTGGCCAACCGGAGCCTCCCCTGGTCCCTCGTCGTCGGCACTCTGGCCGCCTCCTGGTACGGAGGCATCGGCGTCGTGGGAACGGTGGGCTACGCCGCCGTCTACGGCCTCTCCACCTGGGCCATCTGGTCCATCGGGGCCCACCTGATCCGCATGCCCCTGGCCCTCTGGGTGGGACCGCGAATTCAGATCCGCACCGACATCACCGTGCCCGATCTCCTCGAGAGCCTCTACGGGCGCAAGGCGGCCCTCCTGGGCGCCGTCCTCATGTTCTTCGTCTGCGCCCAGATCGGCGAGATCACCGCCGTGGGCTACATCGGAGAGGCCGCCTGGGGCGTGAGCAACGTCACGGCAGGGACGATCATGGTGGCCCTCGTCGTCGTCCTCACCGTCCTGGGCGGCCTCATGGGCGTCGCCGTCACCGACATGCTTCTTTTCTTCTGCATGATTTTCAGCGTCACCATGGTCTTTCCGGGACTTTTCGGCGATATCGGCGGATGGGCCGGACTCAGGACGGCCCTCGGCGAGAACGCCCCCCTCATGCACCCCACAGGGGGCATGAGTTTCTGGAAGGCCGTCATGCTCGTCGTCTTCTGCTTCTCCCCCTACGCCGATCCCACCTTCTACCAGCGCTTCTCGGCGGCCCATTCGCCCAAAGTCGGACGGAGGGCCCTGCTGACCTGCTTCTGCATCTGGATCGCCTTCGACATCGTCATCTGCACCACGGGCGTCATCGTCAAGGCCCTCTACCCCGACGCCCAGCCCGAGGTCGCCTATGTGCGCCTCGTCCTCTCCCACATGCCCGTCGGCATCCGGGGCCTCTTCATCGTGGGCCTCGTCGGGGCCATCATCTCCACTCTGGACAGCTACTACCTCGTCGGCGGGACGACGCTGGCCAACGACATCTATGCCAGGGCCAGAGGAATCGCCTCGCTGCCCCAGAAGACGATCGTCGCCTACACGCGCCTCGCCGTCGTCCTCCTGGGGATCATCGGCCTCTCCGTGGCCTTCCGCTTCAAGCTGGCCTACGACGCCTTCCTCTTCGTGGGCAGCATCTGGATGTCGGCGGCCTTCGTCCCCATCGTCGGCGGCCTCGTCGGCAGGGGACGCAAGACGGAGACGGGCGGCATTCTCTCCATGGTCGTCGGCGGCGGACTCTTCGGGCTCCTCAAGCTCTTCCCCGAGATCACCGCCGTCGAACCCCTTCTTCTGGCCCTTCCCGCCTCCTTCCTCGCCTGGCTCATCGGCAACCGCATCGGCGAGGACCGCAACGGAGAGGCCCTGAAGGCCTGA
- a CDS encoding HAL/PAL/TAL family ammonia-lyase, which translates to MAKNWKKASSIEEVRLGEKPLSIEDVVAVARHGARVELSPPYVERVKRGRAHVERFAEEERALYGITTGLGENWNRYIAREERDRIQRNHVLSHACSVGEPLEEECVRAMMVVMLQHFGTGHTGMGLAPLRLLAAMLNGSVTPFVPAHGSVGYICHEGHIGCALIGEGFVLDGKGRRKAAEALAEKGLEPVTLASKEGLTLVSGTTTVTALAALGLYDALVGARTADIAGALSLEVLKGTLMAFDERVHGLRPHPYQATTASNVRKLLEGSEIVARYRGHRVQDALSLRCIPQLHGAAKQLLDDMARTLDIELNASVDNPLIVEVDGGAEALMACNADGSYVGMAADGAAIALAGLAKMAERRIDRLVNRHVSELPPFLCVDPGVNNGLMIPQYAAAGLVGEMRLLAHPATVDNGFTCANQEDYTSMGAGAAVKLYRSARLLRYILAIELLDACQAQDFYGDLRAAPATAAVRDRIRRDVPFVGQDVMMEPLIEAIAVMVGGGEILEAAWSVTGELPL; encoded by the coding sequence ATGGCAAAAAACTGGAAAAAGGCCTCGTCCATCGAAGAGGTCCGGCTCGGCGAAAAGCCCCTCTCCATCGAGGACGTCGTCGCCGTGGCCCGCCACGGCGCCCGCGTCGAACTCTCGCCGCCCTACGTGGAACGCGTCAAAAGAGGCCGGGCCCACGTCGAACGTTTCGCCGAGGAGGAGCGGGCCCTCTACGGCATCACGACCGGCCTAGGCGAAAACTGGAACCGCTACATCGCCCGGGAGGAGAGGGACCGCATCCAGCGCAACCACGTCCTCTCCCACGCCTGCTCCGTCGGCGAGCCTCTCGAAGAGGAGTGCGTCCGGGCCATGATGGTCGTCATGCTCCAGCACTTCGGGACGGGCCACACGGGGATGGGGCTGGCCCCGCTGCGCCTCCTGGCGGCCATGCTCAACGGCTCCGTCACCCCCTTCGTTCCCGCCCACGGATCGGTGGGCTACATCTGCCACGAGGGACATATCGGCTGCGCCCTCATCGGCGAGGGCTTCGTCCTCGACGGGAAGGGGCGGCGAAAGGCCGCCGAGGCCCTGGCGGAAAAGGGCCTCGAACCGGTGACTCTGGCCAGCAAGGAGGGGCTCACCCTCGTGTCGGGAACGACGACGGTGACGGCCCTGGCGGCCCTGGGCCTCTACGACGCCCTCGTCGGCGCCCGGACGGCCGACATCGCCGGAGCCCTCTCCCTGGAAGTTCTCAAGGGAACCCTCATGGCCTTCGACGAAAGGGTTCACGGGCTTCGCCCCCACCCTTATCAGGCGACGACGGCATCGAACGTGAGAAAGCTGCTCGAAGGGAGCGAGATCGTGGCCCGCTACCGGGGACACCGCGTCCAGGACGCCCTCTCGCTGCGCTGCATCCCCCAGCTCCACGGGGCGGCGAAACAGCTCCTCGACGATATGGCCCGGACGTTGGACATCGAACTCAACGCCTCCGTCGACAATCCCCTCATCGTCGAAGTCGACGGCGGCGCCGAGGCTCTCATGGCCTGCAACGCCGACGGCTCCTACGTCGGCATGGCCGCCGACGGCGCCGCCATCGCCCTGGCAGGCCTGGCGAAGATGGCGGAGCGACGCATCGACCGCCTCGTCAACCGCCACGTCAGCGAACTGCCCCCCTTCCTCTGCGTCGATCCCGGCGTCAACAACGGTCTCATGATCCCCCAGTACGCCGCGGCGGGCCTGGTGGGCGAGATGCGGCTTCTGGCCCACCCCGCCACCGTCGACAACGGCTTCACCTGCGCCAACCAGGAGGACTACACCAGCATGGGCGCGGGAGCGGCCGTCAAGCTCTACCGATCGGCCCGGCTGCTCCGCTACATCCTGGCCATCGAGCTCCTCGACGCCTGTCAGGCCCAGGACTTCTACGGCGATCTCCGGGCGGCACCGGCGACGGCGGCCGTGCGGGACCGGATCCGGCGCGACGTCCCCTTCGTCGGGCAGGACGTCATGATGGAGCCCCTCATCGAGGCCATCGCCGTCATGGTCGGCGGAGGGGAGATTCTCGAGGCGGCCTGGTCCGTCACGGGAGAACTGCCCCTCTGA
- a CDS encoding ZinT/AdcA family metal-binding protein, producing MFNKKGFSALLFLLLSLMLLGGCGGSDSPGALSAWSGGWRTMVSYLDDPLVQAACETVADAAPGYGTGGVTQFLKNMYRCDFSAMEISGGSVTFFDEEGSELETVLYRAAGTAPMAGYEGMNWSLFEAVTQPEEGCRYLAATEVHGGDGEGMEHWHFRCGDASFEALVGEAADPLWWPTAVADDTAAQVVADDILSEVDAYVAMLGEPLSAWKGTWVSVASFLDDPAMDAAYDAVAAEAQAAGKNHDAASVKAFLEAMFETPFAFVVVEGDALSFLDASGATLARVPVSYEGQVAMVGYDGYYWEHFQAREAVAGYGRLLMSAVHSDGEDAMVHWHLRFGDGTAEELAQGLDKGPLWFPTCAGEETTVESFAEDVLGEAAAYAQMLP from the coding sequence ATGTTCAATAAAAAGGGTTTTTCGGCCCTTCTTTTCCTGCTGCTTTCTCTCATGCTTCTCGGAGGATGCGGCGGGAGCGATTCCCCCGGCGCCCTCTCGGCCTGGTCCGGCGGCTGGCGGACGATGGTCTCCTATCTCGATGATCCCCTCGTTCAGGCGGCCTGCGAGACCGTGGCCGACGCCGCTCCGGGCTACGGCACGGGAGGCGTCACCCAGTTCCTGAAGAACATGTACCGCTGCGATTTCTCCGCCATGGAGATCAGCGGCGGTTCCGTGACCTTCTTCGACGAAGAGGGGAGCGAGCTGGAGACGGTCCTTTACCGTGCGGCCGGAACGGCTCCCATGGCGGGTTACGAAGGCATGAACTGGTCCCTTTTCGAGGCCGTCACCCAGCCTGAGGAGGGCTGCCGCTACCTGGCCGCTACCGAAGTCCACGGCGGCGACGGAGAGGGCATGGAGCACTGGCACTTCCGCTGCGGCGACGCGAGCTTCGAGGCCCTCGTCGGCGAGGCGGCCGACCCCCTCTGGTGGCCCACGGCCGTCGCCGATGACACGGCGGCCCAGGTCGTGGCCGACGACATCCTCTCCGAAGTCGACGCCTACGTGGCCATGCTGGGCGAGCCTCTCTCGGCCTGGAAGGGGACGTGGGTCTCCGTCGCCTCCTTCCTCGACGACCCGGCCATGGACGCGGCCTATGACGCCGTCGCCGCCGAGGCCCAGGCCGCGGGGAAAAATCATGACGCGGCCTCCGTCAAGGCCTTCCTGGAGGCCATGTTCGAGACGCCCTTCGCCTTCGTCGTCGTCGAGGGCGACGCCCTCTCCTTCCTCGACGCCTCCGGGGCCACCCTGGCCCGGGTTCCCGTGAGCTACGAGGGACAGGTCGCCATGGTCGGCTACGACGGCTACTACTGGGAGCACTTTCAGGCCCGGGAGGCCGTCGCCGGCTACGGGCGCCTCCTCATGTCGGCAGTCCATTCCGACGGAGAGGACGCCATGGTCCACTGGCACCTCCGCTTCGGCGACGGAACGGCCGAGGAGCTGGCCCAGGGGCTGGACAAGGGGCCTCTCTGGTTCCCCACCTGCGCCGGAGAGGAGACGACGGTCGAGTCCTTCGCCGAAGACGTGCTCGGCGAGGCCGCGGCCTACGCCCAGATGCTGCCCTGA
- a CDS encoding MFS transporter, whose protein sequence is MAAIDSCQERMRLVDLERYIDEVVAPREARATLCRTGLAWGLVSAGVLNLSFVLPGVMADWGLSGAQAGALAGRTFMGMFVGALLAGPLADRFGRRLLAVVLSLIGGLSTLSTAFAATPEAFGLWRFLSGLSFGGLGPVLFAGLCDFCGRGDRGRQLVLLESFWALGAMAGAFWALWVQSWSSWRAVVVFPGLLLPVALLLALGPESPRFLFFKGRIEPLERRYGSSPQSAARVSGGEKLTDGPYLGRTILMVSLWAVVSFAYYALFLWLPKIFALSGVGVVRARWFTLFVMAAQLPGYLLAAWSVERFGRVATAVVTLGGTAATALLFLSVTGSAGYLTAAVALSVFCLGAWGVLYAWTPEQFPTSLRGGAGGLTGASARAAGIVAPFFTGWAFDGGLGLTGVLSLVAATMALSALGAWRFGFETRRREIG, encoded by the coding sequence TTGGCAGCTATTGATAGCTGTCAGGAAAGGATGAGGCTCGTGGATCTGGAACGGTATATCGATGAGGTGGTGGCTCCCCGTGAGGCCAGGGCGACGCTCTGCCGGACCGGTCTCGCCTGGGGGCTCGTTTCGGCGGGCGTCCTCAACCTTTCGTTCGTCCTGCCGGGAGTCATGGCCGATTGGGGCCTCTCGGGGGCCCAGGCCGGAGCCCTGGCGGGACGGACCTTCATGGGCATGTTCGTCGGTGCCCTTCTGGCCGGTCCTCTGGCCGACCGATTCGGCCGTCGCCTTCTCGCCGTGGTCCTCTCCCTTATCGGCGGACTGTCCACGCTGTCGACGGCTTTCGCCGCCACGCCGGAAGCCTTCGGCCTCTGGCGCTTCCTCTCGGGCCTGAGTTTCGGCGGCCTGGGACCGGTCCTTTTCGCCGGGCTCTGCGATTTCTGCGGCCGTGGAGACCGGGGAAGGCAGCTCGTCCTCCTCGAATCCTTCTGGGCCCTGGGAGCCATGGCCGGAGCCTTCTGGGCCCTCTGGGTCCAGAGCTGGAGCTCCTGGCGGGCCGTCGTCGTCTTCCCCGGCCTTCTGCTGCCCGTGGCGCTCCTGCTGGCCCTGGGGCCCGAGAGTCCCCGCTTCCTCTTCTTCAAGGGCCGAATAGAGCCCCTGGAGCGGCGCTACGGTTCCTCCCCCCAGTCCGCCGCCCGGGTCTCCGGAGGCGAAAAGCTGACCGACGGCCCCTATCTGGGGCGGACGATCCTGATGGTCTCACTCTGGGCCGTCGTCTCCTTCGCCTACTACGCCCTCTTCCTCTGGCTGCCCAAGATCTTCGCCCTCTCCGGCGTCGGCGTCGTCCGCGCCCGATGGTTCACCCTCTTCGTCATGGCCGCCCAGCTGCCGGGCTATCTCCTGGCCGCCTGGTCCGTCGAGCGTTTCGGCCGCGTCGCGACGGCCGTCGTCACCCTGGGAGGGACGGCGGCGACGGCCCTCCTCTTCCTCTCCGTGACGGGATCGGCGGGCTACCTGACCGCCGCTGTGGCCCTCTCCGTCTTCTGCCTCGGCGCCTGGGGCGTTCTCTACGCCTGGACGCCGGAACAGTTTCCCACCTCGCTCCGCGGCGGGGCCGGAGGACTCACGGGCGCCTCGGCCAGGGCCGCCGGCATCGTCGCCCCCTTCTTCACGGGCTGGGCCTTCGACGGAGGCCTGGGCCTGACGGGAGTCCTCTCCCTCGTCGCGGCGACGATGGCCCTTTCGGCCCTCGGCGCCTGGCGCTTCGGCTTCGAGACCCGCCGCAGGGAGATCGGCTGA
- a CDS encoding 4-hydroxy-tetrahydrodipicolinate reductase, which produces MKVFVSGATGNVGRLVVRAVLEAPDLELAGGFCAEGAIDLAQIQGLPPCGIRGDSDLRRGLEAATADVVVDFTSATIIMENLRLYAERRLDVVIGTTGFDDAMTAEARRLAAEGNLRWVLVSNYGLGINLVADFLAKVRSHYPYVSIVDRHPARMANAPSGTAMTLAERGAGDEGAVASRAVLDGVLGASLAGCRILSQRLPYPGAYSEHEITLGRDDELIRITVQDFSSSVYVPGVLLALRGRDRIAPGTVVTSLSSFS; this is translated from the coding sequence ATGAAGGTATTCGTATCGGGAGCGACGGGCAACGTGGGACGTCTCGTCGTTCGGGCGGTCCTGGAGGCGCCCGATCTGGAGCTGGCCGGCGGCTTCTGCGCCGAGGGAGCCATCGACCTGGCCCAGATTCAGGGCCTTCCTCCCTGCGGAATCCGGGGCGACTCCGATCTGAGACGAGGCCTCGAGGCCGCCACGGCCGACGTCGTCGTCGACTTCACGTCGGCCACGATCATCATGGAGAACCTGCGCCTCTACGCCGAGAGGAGGCTCGACGTCGTCATCGGCACGACGGGCTTCGACGACGCCATGACGGCCGAGGCCCGCCGCCTCGCCGCCGAGGGGAATCTCCGCTGGGTTCTCGTCTCCAACTACGGCCTGGGCATCAATCTCGTCGCCGATTTCCTGGCCAAGGTCCGCTCCCACTACCCCTATGTGTCCATCGTCGACCGTCACCCGGCCCGCATGGCCAATGCCCCCAGCGGCACGGCCATGACCCTCGCCGAGAGAGGAGCCGGAGACGAAGGGGCCGTCGCGAGCCGGGCCGTGCTCGACGGCGTGCTGGGCGCCTCCCTCGCGGGGTGCCGCATCCTCTCCCAGCGTCTCCCCTACCCCGGCGCCTATTCGGAACACGAGATCACCTTGGGACGCGACGACGAGCTGATCCGCATCACCGTCCAGGACTTCAGCAGCTCCGTCTACGTTCCCGGCGTCCTTCTGGCCCTGAGGGGACGGGACCGCATCGCCCCGGGAACGGTCGTGACCTCCCTTTCGTCCTTCTCCTGA
- a CDS encoding PAS domain-containing protein → MGPITPWVEAFLTGLFEHLPEGIVLRDERQIVLRANPAFCRLFGYAEEAAGRFLDDLVAGGTPGYGEAVAYTESILSGRSVKVPATRHAKDGTAVDVLATSVPIFDGGRVVGVLALYGDISESVRSRHALEETKARLEATLEGIGDAVVTVDERGNVTDLNAAASSLTGWPVDEARGLPASSLLRFRSGDGNPSPLLEGHPGEAAETLLVDRSGLAHPVTVQTTPVRLGRERTPGVVVRDESERLRRRAEITAAQALYGSLVDSLPDRVFRFSSSGRCLFAPPRAEESLAVAHPPWRAGPSARPGWTRPSADAGRPSSRRRWRWTARKAPASTTAASSRDLDRRDFWPSAATSPKAARQRRTTASSSKACATPAPSAKASRRGERPSTSASSTSIPPSKP, encoded by the coding sequence TTGGGACCGATAACGCCCTGGGTCGAGGCCTTTCTGACGGGACTCTTCGAGCACCTGCCCGAAGGGATCGTCCTCCGTGACGAGAGGCAGATCGTCCTCCGGGCCAACCCGGCCTTCTGCCGCCTCTTCGGCTACGCCGAGGAGGCGGCGGGCCGGTTCCTCGATGACCTCGTCGCCGGCGGAACCCCGGGCTACGGCGAAGCCGTCGCCTACACCGAGTCGATCCTCTCGGGCCGTTCCGTCAAGGTTCCGGCGACGCGCCACGCCAAGGACGGAACGGCCGTCGACGTCCTGGCGACGTCCGTTCCCATCTTCGACGGCGGACGCGTCGTGGGCGTTCTGGCCCTCTACGGGGACATCTCGGAAAGCGTCCGCTCCCGCCACGCCCTGGAGGAGACCAAGGCCCGTCTCGAGGCGACGCTGGAGGGCATCGGGGACGCCGTCGTCACCGTCGACGAGAGGGGAAACGTGACGGACCTCAACGCCGCGGCCTCCTCCCTCACCGGCTGGCCCGTCGACGAGGCCCGGGGACTGCCGGCCTCGTCCCTTCTCCGCTTCCGCTCCGGCGACGGGAACCCTTCGCCCCTCCTCGAGGGACATCCCGGCGAGGCCGCCGAGACGCTTCTCGTCGACCGCTCGGGCCTGGCCCACCCCGTCACCGTTCAGACCACCCCGGTGCGCCTCGGCCGGGAAAGGACCCCGGGCGTCGTCGTCCGCGACGAGAGCGAACGCCTCCGGAGGAGGGCCGAGATCACGGCGGCTCAGGCCCTCTACGGCAGCCTCGTCGACAGCCTGCCCGACCGGGTCTTCCGCTTCTCCTCCTCGGGCCGATGTCTTTTCGCCCCTCCCCGCGCCGAGGAGAGCCTCGCCGTCGCCCATCCCCCCTGGAGGGCAGGACCTTCCGCGAGGCCGGGCTGGACGAGGCCCTCTGCCGACGCGGGGAGGCCCTCGTCGAGGAGACGCTGGAGATGGACGGCCCGAAAGGCCCCCGCCTCTACGACTGCCGCGTCGTCGAGGGACCTCGATCGACGGGACTTCTGGCCCTCTGCCGCGACGTCACCGAAAGCCGCGAGACAGAGACGAACTACCGCCTCCTCTTCGAAAGCATGCGCGACGCCTGCGCCCTCTGCGAAGGCATCGAGGAGGGGGGAAAGACCGTCGACTTCCGCTTCCTCGACGTCAATCCCGCCTTCGAAGCCCTGA
- a CDS encoding PAS domain-containing protein: protein MKRPLIIVTGDDALARSLESLCPLAGWSVAGRAPSATEAARLFDALSPAMALIDADLGDDALALARSFDAKRSVEIVLLAARGDEETVRRLISVQPRGILVKPVDEERLRATLQTAWTRHLAERRLQRVYDNTPNGILLFRYVPEEGTYRLERRNRAAEALDAPLTEPHPTFETYFSPFDFRELRLLLERSRREGCLFPCTLVHRREALLAWRQYYLYPVDDGEMIALFQDVTEEKRLREEQERRLHELARETLRERSLARIAALLFDRSIPIEGRLDESLRQLAEAVRPGGGLGLRLSWPDGTKESMEGAGLSTTPFRLAVDASGLRATLEILFGRHDIDGLLFGSVDDGETTFLRRGLDLIHKALLCDRVWRKQTLKATLYERTLQSLPLPLALGDDEGKLFFVNEAFEERTGLFGEEIFDLPLEEVGRRVDGRIRPLDVSGRPSGALLVIEEEGGRR, encoded by the coding sequence GTGAAACGGCCCCTGATCATCGTCACCGGCGACGACGCCCTCGCCCGGTCTCTGGAGTCTCTCTGTCCTCTTGCGGGCTGGTCCGTGGCGGGGAGAGCCCCCTCCGCCACGGAGGCCGCGAGGCTCTTCGACGCCCTATCGCCCGCCATGGCTCTCATCGACGCCGACCTGGGCGACGACGCCCTCGCCCTGGCCCGGTCCTTCGACGCGAAGCGGTCCGTCGAGATCGTCCTTCTCGCCGCCAGGGGGGACGAGGAGACGGTGAGACGGCTGATCTCCGTCCAGCCTCGGGGAATTCTCGTCAAGCCCGTCGACGAAGAGCGGCTGCGTGCGACGCTGCAGACGGCATGGACACGCCACCTGGCGGAGAGACGTCTCCAGCGGGTCTACGACAACACGCCCAACGGCATTCTCCTCTTCCGCTACGTCCCCGAAGAGGGGACCTACAGGCTGGAACGGCGCAACCGGGCGGCCGAGGCTCTCGACGCTCCTCTGACGGAGCCGCACCCCACCTTCGAGACCTACTTCAGCCCCTTCGACTTTCGCGAGCTGAGACTCCTTCTCGAGCGTTCCCGCCGGGAGGGATGCCTCTTCCCCTGCACGCTCGTCCACCGCAGGGAGGCCCTCCTGGCCTGGCGTCAGTATTACCTCTATCCCGTCGACGACGGGGAGATGATCGCCCTCTTTCAGGACGTGACGGAAGAGAAGAGGCTCCGGGAGGAGCAGGAGCGACGTCTTCACGAGCTGGCCCGGGAGACCCTCCGAGAGCGCTCGCTCGCCCGGATCGCCGCCCTCCTCTTCGACCGCTCGATCCCCATCGAGGGACGGCTCGACGAAAGCCTCCGGCAGCTGGCCGAGGCCGTCCGTCCCGGAGGGGGCCTGGGGCTTCGCCTCTCCTGGCCGGATGGGACGAAAGAATCGATGGAGGGAGCGGGACTGTCGACGACGCCCTTCCGGCTCGCCGTCGACGCCTCGGGCCTGAGGGCGACGCTGGAAATCCTCTTCGGCCGTCACGACATCGACGGCCTTCTCTTCGGCTCCGTCGACGACGGAGAGACGACCTTCCTGCGCCGAGGCCTCGATCTCATCCACAAGGCCCTTCTCTGCGACCGGGTCTGGCGAAAGCAGACGCTGAAGGCGACCCTCTACGAGAGGACCCTGCAGAGCCTCCCCCTCCCCCTGGCCCTGGGCGACGACGAGGGGAAGCTCTTTTTCGTCAACGAGGCCTTCGAGGAACGGACGGGGCTCTTCGGCGAGGAAATCTTCGATCTCCCCCTGGAGGAGGTCGGCAGGCGCGTCGACGGCAGGATCCGCCCTCTGGACGTCTCAGGAAGGCCATCGGGCGCCCTTCTTGTCATCGAGGAGGAGGGCGGGCGGCGATGA
- a CDS encoding DUF342 domain-containing protein, with amino-acid sequence MRDEPFNLLLENLLRDVESLSASGRPTDAPSSADGTFHLHITEDRMSVFVDLFPSFGEGLPLDPLAVKEALVKEGVYSFLEGELTEAVERCESTKEPLRHLLAAQGIPPREPVEGRLEILFSLEREITKTGEKSEDTLDRIDHKERSPILSVAPGQLLAILHPSLPGEAGRDIFGQTVLAADPTPVTLDAGPGVLCENGTHFISETWGQPLLDGKTLSVRPVLDVDGDVDYRTGNIRFEGSISIAGGVREGFFVQAGFDIDVQGVVEGASIRAGRDIHIRGGLVGGKALVEAGGSLRVRFIEGGTIRADGSVLVDSHVLHGTVLSRDTVRVKGRKGILAGSILALKRIEAEAAGSPLSSQTRLAVGEDFRLRRRIEELDREITLRETTLLHISRTIEELKERFTSGRVVLPPEKLEQFRAILQQFSLLQKDLSALRDERGATLARLVREAQGGVVAIRRVVHAGTTISIQNRQLTLIEGERFVSFSLDGDSWLIVRGPYA; translated from the coding sequence ATGAGAGACGAACCCTTCAACCTCCTCCTGGAAAACCTCCTCCGCGACGTGGAGAGCCTCTCCGCCTCGGGGCGACCGACCGATGCGCCCTCGTCGGCCGACGGAACCTTTCATCTCCACATCACGGAAGATCGGATGAGCGTCTTCGTCGACCTCTTTCCCTCCTTCGGAGAGGGCCTCCCCCTGGATCCCCTGGCGGTCAAGGAGGCCCTCGTCAAGGAGGGCGTCTACTCCTTTCTGGAGGGAGAGCTGACGGAAGCCGTCGAACGCTGCGAGAGCACGAAAGAGCCGCTCCGGCACCTTCTCGCGGCTCAGGGCATCCCTCCCAGGGAACCCGTCGAGGGGCGCCTGGAAATCCTCTTCTCTCTCGAACGGGAGATCACGAAGACGGGGGAGAAGAGCGAGGATACGCTCGACCGGATCGACCACAAGGAGCGATCGCCCATCCTTTCCGTGGCGCCGGGCCAGCTTCTGGCCATCCTCCACCCCTCCCTCCCCGGAGAGGCGGGGCGGGACATTTTCGGCCAGACCGTCCTCGCCGCCGATCCGACGCCGGTGACGCTCGACGCCGGCCCGGGCGTTCTCTGCGAGAACGGCACCCACTTCATCTCCGAGACCTGGGGACAGCCCCTTCTCGACGGCAAGACCCTGTCGGTCCGCCCCGTCCTGGACGTCGACGGCGACGTCGATTACCGGACGGGCAACATCCGTTTCGAGGGCTCCATCTCCATCGCCGGAGGCGTCAGGGAGGGCTTTTTCGTCCAGGCCGGCTTCGACATCGACGTCCAGGGCGTCGTCGAGGGGGCATCCATCAGGGCCGGTCGCGACATCCACATCCGAGGGGGCCTCGTGGGAGGAAAGGCCCTCGTCGAGGCCGGAGGCTCGTTGAGGGTCCGCTTCATCGAGGGCGGCACCATCCGCGCCGACGGCTCCGTTCTCGTCGACTCCCACGTCCTCCACGGCACCGTCCTCAGCCGCGATACGGTCCGCGTCAAGGGGCGGAAGGGGATCCTGGCCGGCTCCATCCTGGCCCTGAAGCGTATCGAAGCCGAAGCCGCCGGATCGCCCCTGAGCAGTCAGACCCGCCTGGCCGTCGGCGAAGATTTCCGCCTCCGCCGACGCATCGAGGAGCTCGACAGGGAAATCACCCTCCGAGAGACGACGCTTCTGCACATCTCGCGGACCATCGAGGAACTGAAGGAACGGTTCACCTCGGGCCGCGTCGTCCTGCCTCCGGAAAAGCTCGAACAGTTCAGGGCCATCCTCCAGCAGTTCAGCCTGCTCCAGAAAGATCTCAGCGCCCTCCGCGACGAACGGGGAGCCACCCTGGCCCGCCTCGTCCGCGAAGCTCAGGGCGGCGTCGTCGCCATCCGCCGCGTCGTCCACGCCGGAACGACGATCTCCATCCAGAACCGCCAGCTCACCCTTATCGAAGGGGAGCGTTTCGTCAGCTTCTCCCTCGACGGGGACTCGTGGCTCATCGTCCGAGGCCCCTACGCCTGA